A genome region from Glutamicibacter arilaitensis Re117 includes the following:
- a CDS encoding MarR family winged helix-turn-helix transcriptional regulator: MSMDPPQQLSVGTLLFIAQRAFEEEIATALHEQGFQFTLAQGRLAARIAQQGSRLTELADAAGITKQSAAYLLKELERSGLVLRQPDPSDARAQRVLLTTRGLAAQQAARGIEQGIERRWAQLIGAANFARLKSALEDLRPHLDRHQGDSD, from the coding sequence ATGTCAATGGATCCCCCTCAACAACTTTCGGTCGGAACTTTGTTGTTCATTGCCCAGCGTGCTTTCGAAGAGGAAATCGCCACAGCCCTGCACGAACAAGGCTTCCAATTCACCTTGGCGCAGGGCCGACTGGCAGCGCGCATTGCCCAGCAGGGCAGCCGGCTCACGGAACTGGCAGACGCCGCTGGAATCACGAAGCAAAGCGCGGCCTATCTGCTCAAGGAGCTCGAAAGATCCGGCCTGGTGCTGCGGCAGCCGGACCCCAGCGATGCGCGCGCCCAACGCGTACTGCTGACTACTCGAGGACTGGCCGCCCAGCAGGCCGCTCGCGGTATTGAACAGGGCATCGAACGCCGCTGGGCGCAGTTGATCGGCGCCGCAAATTTCGCGCGGCTTAAAAGCGCCCTGGAAGACCTGCGTCCGCATCTGGATCGGCATCAGGGCGATTCAGACTAG
- a CDS encoding YdeI/OmpD-associated family protein, with protein sequence MPEFTTTLSAVVGNNVGIIVPDDIVFGFGRGKRVPVTVCIDGDYTYRNTISSMHGQFLISFNAETRTATGKGAGDEISVKLELDEEPRTVEVPEPLAVLLAAEPELLDAWNQLSYSKQRGHVDPIISARGEDTRTRRVEKVIKTLRTNIGEDTRD encoded by the coding sequence ATGCCAGAATTCACCACCACGCTCAGCGCTGTTGTCGGGAACAACGTGGGCATCATCGTTCCTGATGACATCGTGTTCGGGTTTGGCCGCGGCAAGCGCGTGCCGGTCACCGTCTGCATCGACGGGGACTACACCTACCGCAACACCATTTCTTCCATGCACGGGCAGTTTCTGATTTCATTCAACGCCGAGACGCGGACGGCCACCGGCAAGGGCGCCGGCGATGAAATCAGTGTGAAACTCGAACTGGACGAAGAGCCGCGCACCGTCGAAGTGCCCGAACCGCTAGCGGTGCTGCTCGCCGCCGAGCCGGAACTGCTCGATGCGTGGAACCAGCTGTCCTACAGCAAGCAGCGAGGCCATGTGGATCCCATCATTTCGGCCCGTGGCGAGGACACCAGAACGCGCCGGGTGGAGAAAGTCATCAAGACGCTTCGCACGAATATAGGGGAAGATACACGAGATTAG